From a region of the Ovis aries strain OAR_USU_Benz2616 breed Rambouillet chromosome 10, ARS-UI_Ramb_v3.0, whole genome shotgun sequence genome:
- the SLITRK1 gene encoding SLIT and NTRK-like protein 1: protein MLLWILLLETSLCFAAGNVTGDVCKEKICSCNEIEGDLHVDCEKKGFTSLQRFTAPTSQFYHLFLHGNSLTRLFPNEFANFYNAVSLHMENNGLHEIVPGAFLGLQLVKRLHINNNKIKSFRKQTFLGLDDLEYLQADFNLLRDIDPGAFQDLNKLEVLILNDNLISTLPANVFQYVPITHLDLRGNRLKTLPYEEVLEQIPGIAEILLEDNPWDCTCDLLSLKEWLENIPKNALIGRVVCEAPTRLQGKDLNETTEQDLCPLKHRVDSSLPAPPAQEETFPPGPLPTPFKTNGQEDHATPGSAPNGGTKIPGNWQIKIRPTAAIGTGSARNKPPANGLPCPGGCSCDHIPGSGLKMNCNNRNVSSLADLKPKLSNVQELFLRDNKIHSIRKSHFVDYKNLILLDLGNNNIATVENNTFKNLLDLRWLYMDSNYLDTLSREKFAGLQNLEYLNVEYNAIQLILPGTFNAMPKLRILILNNNLLRSLPVDVFAGVSLSKLSLHNNYFMYLPVAGVLDQLTSIIQIDLHGNPWECSCTIVPFKQWAERLGSEVLMSDLKCETPVNFFRKDFMLLSNDEICPQLYARISPTLTSHSKNSTGLAETGTHSNSYLDTSRVSISVLVPGLLLVFVTSAFTVVGMLVFILRNRKRSKRRDANSSASEINSLQTVCDSSYWHNGPYNADGAHRVYDCGSHSLSD from the coding sequence ATGCTGCTTTGGATTCTGTTGCTGGAGACGTCTCTTTGTTTTGCCGCTGGAAACGTTACAGGGGACGTTTGCAAAGAGAAGATCTGCTCCTGCAATGAGATAGAAGGGGACCTACACGTAGACTGTGAAAAAAAGGGCTTCACAAGTCTGCAGCGTTTCACCGCCCCGACTTCCCAGTTTTACCATCTATTTCTGCATGGCAATTCCCTCACTCGACTTTTCCCTAATGAGTTCGCTAACTTTTATAATGCGGTTAGTTTGCACATGGAAAACAATGGCTTGCATGAAATTGTTCCTGGGGCTTTTCTGGGACTGCAGCTGGTGAAAAGGCTGcacatcaacaacaacaagatcAAGTCTTTTCGAAAGCAGACTTTTCTGGGGCTGGACGATCTGGAATACCTCCAGGCTGATTTTAATTTATTACGGGATATAGACCCGGGGGCCTTCCAGGACTTGAACAAGCTGGAGGTACTCATTTTAAATGACAATCTCATCAGCACCCTACCTGCCAACGTGTTCCAGTATGTGCCCATCACCCACCTGGACCTCCGGGGAAACAGGCTGAAAACACTGCCCTACGAAGAGGTCTTGGAGCAAATCCCTGGCATTGCTGAGATCCTGCTAGAGGATAACCCATGGGACTGCACCTGTGATCTGCTCTCCCTGAAAGAATGGCTGGAAAACATTCCCAAAAATGCCCTGATCGGCCGAGTGGTCTGTGAAGCCCCCACCAGACTGCAGGGCAAAGACCTCAATGAAACCACTGAACAGGACTTGTGTCCTTTGAAACACAGAGTGGATTCTAGTCTCCCGGCTCCCCCTGCCCAAGAAGAGACCTTTCCCCCTGGCCCCCTGCCAACTCCCTTCAAGACAAATGGGCAAGAAGATCATGCTACCCCAGGGTCGGCTCCAAATGGAGGTACAAAGATCCCAGGCAACTGGCAGATCAAAATCAGACCCACGGCAGCGATAGGGACCGGCAGCGCCAGAAACAAACCCCCAGCCAACGGCTTGCCCTGCCCTGGGGGCTGCAGCTGCGACCACATCCCGGGGTCGGGTTTAAAGATGAACTGCAACAACCGGAACGTGAGCAGCTTGGCTGATTTGAAGCCCAAGCTCTCCAACGTGCAGGAGCTCTTCCTGCGAGATAACAAGATCCACAGCATCCGAAAATCGCACTTTGTGGATTACAAGAACCTCATTCTGTTGGATCTGGGCAACAACAACATCGCCACCGTagagaacaacacttttaagaaCCTTTTAGACCTCAGGTGGCTGTATATGGACAGCAACTACCTGGACACGCTGTCCCGGGAGAAATTCGCTGGGCTGCAAAACCTCGAGTACCTGAATGTGGAGTACAACGCGATCCAGCTCATCCTTCCAGGCACCTTCAACGCCATGCCCAAACTAAGGATTCTCATTCTCAACAACAACTTGCTGAGGTCCCTACCCGTGGACGTGTTTGCTGGGGTCTCGCTGTCTAAACTCAGCCTGCACAACAATTACTTCATGTACCTTCCAGTGGCCGGGGTGCTGGACCAGTTAACCTCTATCATCCAGATAGACCTGCACGGAAACCCCTGGGAGTGCTCCTGTACCATTGTGCCTTTCAAGCAATGGGCAGAACGCCTGGGTTCCGAAGTGCTGATGAGCGACCTCAAGTGTGAGACGCCGGTGAACTTCTTTAGGAAGGATTTCATGCTCCTCTCCAATGACGAGATCTGCCCCCAGCTGTACGCGAGAATCTCGCCCACGTTAACTTCGCACAGTAAAAACAGCACTGGGTTGGCGGAGACCGGGACTCACTCCAACTCCTACTTAGACACCAGCAGGGTGTCCATCTCCGTGTTggtcccaggactgctgctggtGTTTGTCACCTCCGCCTTCACTGTGGTGGGCATGCTCGTGTTTATCCTGAGGAATCGAAAGCGGTCCAAGAGAAGGGACGCCAACTCCTCGGCGTCCGAGATTAATTCCCTACAGACAGTCTGTGACTCTTCCTACTGGCACAATGGGCCTTACAACGCAGATGGGGCCCACAGAGTGTACGACTGTGGCTCCCACTCGCTCTCAGACTAA